The proteins below come from a single Juglans regia cultivar Chandler chromosome 12, Walnut 2.0, whole genome shotgun sequence genomic window:
- the LOC109007878 gene encoding LRR receptor-like serine/threonine-protein kinase IOS1, which produces MGGFQTSIFAFLGVLSLILLLVHAQDQSDFISIDCGLPANSTYKEETTSIDYISDANYIDTGIIRNIASELQGTLQQQVWNVRSFPQGVRNCYTINITRGTKYLIRATFVHGNYDGEGNLPEFDLYLGTNMWDTVKVENASYSIIKELIHVPSRNYIHVCLVNTGLGTPFISAIEFRPLKNNSYVTKSGSLALLLRADAGSTSNQSYRYAYDVHDRLWSPYNYNKWKALSTGLTIDSQSQNAYQPASVVMSTAATPINESAPMEFYWEADDPNTQFYIFMHFAEVVKLEPNQSRSFNITLNGKYWYGPLVPDYLYTTTVFSPSAMTGGKYVFSIFKAENSTLPPIVNAVEIYSVKDFLQSETDRADVDAIRKIKSTYGIKRNWQGDPCAPKEYSWEGLDCSYDADNAPRITSLKLSSSGLAGEISADISNLVMLQSLDLSNNSLTGSVPDFLSELPNLRVLNLERNKLTGSVPLELIERRENGSLSLSVEENSELCGSRSCKKKKNNIVIPIVASVVGGLLVLTLIVMAIFWGIRRRTKQAAMVDTESHMQNVSLELLQRQFTYSELLRYTNNFERILGKGGFGTVYHGYIDDTQVAVKMLSHSSVQGYQQFQSEVRLLMRVHHRNLTTLVGYCYEGTNMGLVYEYMPNGDLDAHLSDGNAKTLTWEDRLRIATDAAQGLEYLHCGCKPPIVHRDVKTTNILLNENLQAKLADFGLSKIFPTDSGTHVSTVVAGTPGYLDPEYYITNWLTEKSDVYSFGVVLLEIITSRPVIERSEARTHVSQFVSSMLAKGDIKNIVDPRLYGNFNSNSAWKAVEIAMGCVSPTAAKRPTMSQVVADLKECMATELARANEGDSSESMEMINMDLATELNPLAR; this is translated from the exons ATGGGGGGGTTCCAAACTTCCATCTTTGCATTTCTTGGTGTTTTGTCTCTTATACTACTTCTGGTTCATGCCCAGGATCAATCAG ACTTCATAAGCATAGATTGTGGGTTGCCAGCAAACTCAACATACAAGGAAGAGACAACAAGCATAGATTACATCTCAGACGCTAACTACATAGACACTGGTATTATTAGGAACATAGCATCTGAATTGCAAGGTACCCTTCAACAGCAAGTATGGAATGTCAGAAGCTTTCCTCAAGGAGTCCGGAACTGTTACACCATAAACATCACAAGAGGCACTAAATATTTGATACGAGCAACCTTCGTGCATGGGAATTACGATGGAGAAGGTAATTTACCAGAATTCGATCTGTATCTCGGGACAAACATGTGGGATACAGTCAAGGTGGAGAATGCATCCTATAGTATTATCAAGGAACTCATACACGTCCCATCTCGAAACTATATACACGTCTGTCTCGTAAACACCGGCCTCGGGACACCATTTATATCAGCAATCGAGTTCAGGCCATTAAAAAACAACTCGTACGTGACCAAATCTGGATCATTGGCACTACTTTTGCGCGCAGATGCTGGTTCAACTAGCAATCAATCATACAG GTATGCATACGATGTGCATGATCGCCTTTGGTCGCCCTATAACTACAATAAGTGGAAAGCCTTGAGCACAGGACTTACCATTGATTCCCAAAGTCAGAATGCTTATCAACCAGCATCTGTTGTCATGAGTACTGCAGCCACCCCAATAAACGAAAGCGCTCCCATGGAATTCTATTGGGAAGCAGACGATCCGAATACCCAATTCTATATCTTCATGCACTTTGCAGAAGTCGTAAAGCTAGAACCCAACCAGTCCAGATCATTCAACATTACTCTGAATGGGAAATACTGGTATGGACCTCTTGTTCCTGATTACCTGTACACAACTACTGTGTTCAGTCCATCGGCCATGACTGGAGGGAAGTATGTTTTCTCGATCTTCAAAGCGGAAAATTCAACACTTCCACCCATCGTCAACGCAGTTGAGATCTATTCTGTGAAAGATTTCTTGCAATCAGAAACAGACCGAGCGGATG TTGATGCCATCAGAAAGATAAAATCAACATATGGAATAAAGAGAAATTGGCAGGGAGATCCATGTGCCCCGAAAGAGTACTCGTGGGAAGGTCTAGATTGTAGCTATGATGCTGATAATGCCCCCAGAATCACATCCTT GAAGTTGTCCTCCAGTGGATTGGCCGGAGAGATATCTGCTGATATATCAAATCTCGTAATGTTACAATCTTT GGATCTATCAAACAATAGCTTGACTGGATCAGTGCCTGATTTTCTGTCTGAGTTACCAAACTTGAGGGTCTT AAACTTAGAACGAAACAAGCTCACAGGTTCAGTTCCACTTGAACTAATTGAAAGAAGGGAAAATGGTTCACTATCATTAAG TGTGGAAGAAAATTCAGAACTTTGTGGGTCCCGTTCttgcaaaaagaagaaaaacaacattGTTATTCCAATAGTAGCATCAGTCGTCGGTGGATTGCTTGTCCTCACATTGATTGTCATGGCTATCTTTTGGGGGATTAGAAGGAGAACAAAACAGG ctgCGATGGTAGATACTGAATCCCACATGCAGAATGTGTCATTGGAGTTGTTACAACGTCAATTTACATACTCTGAACTACTAAGATATACCAACAACTTTGAGAGAATTCTTGGAAAGGGTGGATTCGGAACCGTTTATCATGGCTACATAGATGACACCCAAGTTGCAGTGAAGATGCTCTCTCATTCATCAGTTCAAGGTTATCAGCAATTTCAATCTGAG GTTAGACTTCTTATGAGAGTTCATCATCGAAATTTGACTACCCTTGTTGGGTACTGCTATGAAGGAACAAACATGGGGCTCGTTTATGAGTACATGCCCAACGGAGACTTGGATGCACATCTTTCAG ATGGGAACGCAAAAACCTTGACTTGGGAAGATAGACTTCGAATAGCGACGGATGCTGCACAAG GATTGGAGTATCTGCACTGTGGTTGTAAGCCACCTATAGTCCACAGAGACGTGAAGACTACAAACATATTGTTGAACGAAAATCTGCAGGCAAAACTGGCTGATTTTGGGCTCTCCAAGATTTTCCCTACTGATAGTGGCACTCATGTTTCTACGGTTGTTGCTGGCACCCCTGGCTACCTTGACCCCGA GTACTACATAACAAACTGGTTAACCGAGAAAAGCGATGTCTATAGCTTTGGAGTGGTTCTACTGGAGATAATCACGAGTCGACCTGTTATAGAAAGATCTGAGGCAAGGACTCACGTAAGTCAATTCGTGAGTTCCATGCTTGCCAAGGGAgacataaaaaatatagttgatCCCAGGTTGTATGGAAACTTCAACAGTAACTCTGCTTGGAAAGCCGTTGAAATAGCAATGGGTTGTGTATCTCCAACTGCTGCGAAAAGGCCAACCATGAGCCAGGTAGTGGCGGACCTAAAGGAGTGTATGGCAACTGAATTAGCTCGGGCGAATGAGGGCGATTCCAGTGAATCCATGGAAATGATCAACATGGATCTGGCTACTGAACTCAATCCGTTGGCAAGGTGA